A part of Caretta caretta isolate rCarCar2 chromosome 1, rCarCar1.hap1, whole genome shotgun sequence genomic DNA contains:
- the CHRNA10 gene encoding neuronal acetylcholine receptor subunit alpha-10 → MHPRRGLHSCLLSLGFLGIFVSPGCSGAQGKFAYKLLHDLFANYSNALRPVEDTDRALNVTLRITLSQIIDMDERNQVLTAYLWIRQVWVDAYLSWDKDDYDGIDTVRIPSSYVWRPDIVLYNNADNQFTGSMETNVVIRYDGQVMWDSPAITKSSCKVDVSHFPFDGQQCRLTFGSWTYNGNQIDLVNGLDTADLTDFVENVEWEVLGMPAKRNVIIYGCCSEPYPDITYTLILKRRASFYIFNLLLPCIMISFLAPLGFYLPADSGEKVSLGVTVLLALTVFQLLVAESMPPSENVPLIGKYYIATMTMITASTALTIFIMNIHHCGPGAKPVPRWAKKFILQYMAQLFFVYEVGESCKSPKRQLGHRPTVQVVSGRAAKEEQKAQTREENSDATCWEESLQQELLPQGLSNLSGQQDWKETGTCKNLECGREGQQHQVCVKSPCLCHHNSLLRNVEYIANCFRDQKAAQKRSGEWKKVAKVMDRIFMWVFFVMVFFMSMLIMGKAI, encoded by the exons ATGCATCCAAGGAGGGGTCTCCATTCctgcctgctctctctgggcttctTGGGGATCTTTGTGTCACCAG GCTGCTCGGGGGCTCAGGGAAAATTCGCCTACAAGCTGCTCCACGACTTGTTTGCCAACTACTCCAACGCTCTGCGACCGGTGGAGGACACGGACCGGGCGCTGAACGTCACCCTGCGGATCACCCTGTCCCAAATCATCGACATG GACGAGCGGAACCAGGTCCTGACTGCCTACCTGTGGATCAGGCAGGTGTGGGTGGACGCCTACCTGAGCTGGGATAAGGACGATTACGATGGGATCGACACCGTCCGCATACCTAGCAGTTATGTATGGAGACCGGACATAGTCCTGTATAACAA CGCAGACAACCAGTTCACGGGCTCCATGGAGACCAACGTGGTGATCCGCTACGATGGGCAGGTGATGTGGGACTCCCCTGCCATCACCAAGAGCTCCTGCAAGGTGGACgtctcccacttccccttcgATGGGCAGCAGTGCCGACTGACCTTCGGCTCGTGGACCTACAACGGCAACCAGATCGACCTCGTGAATGGACTGGACACGGCCGACCTGACTGACTTCGTGGAGAACGtggagtgggaggtgctgggcatGCCAGCCAAGAGGAACGTCATCATCTACGGCTGCTGCTCGGAGCCCTACCCCGACATCACCTACACGCTGATTCTCAAGCGACGCGCCTCCTTCTACATCTTCAACCTGCTCCTCCCCTGCATCATGATCTCCTTCCTGGCCCCGCTGGGCTTCTACCTCCCAGCTGACTCTGGGGAGAAGGTCTCCTTGGGAGTGACAGTCCTGCTGGCGCTCACCGTCTTCCAGTTGCTGGTGGCAGAGAGCATGCCACCCTCCGAGAACGTGCCGCTGATTG GGAAGTATTACATTGCCACCATGACCATGATCACAGCCTCCACCGCGCTGACCATATTCATCATGAACATTCACCACTGCGGCCCAGGAGCCAAGCCCGTGCCCAGGTGGGCCAAGAAGTTCATCTTGCAGTACATGGCCCAGCTATTCTTTGTCTATGAGGTGGGGGAGAGCTGCAAAAGTCCCAAGCGGCAACTGGGCCACCGGCCCACGGTCCAGGTGGTGAGCGGCAGGGCTGCCAAGGAGGAGCAGAAAGCCCAGACAAGGGAGGAGAACTCGGATGCGACGTGCTGGGAAGAGTCTTTGCAGCAGGAGTTGCTGCCGCAGGGGCTCAGCAATCTCTCTGGCCAGCAGGACTGGAAAGAGACTGGGACATGCAAGAACCTAGAGTGCGGCCGGGAGGGGCAGCAGCACCAAGTCTGTGTGAAGAGCCCGTGCCTTTGCCACCACAACAGCCTGCTGAGGAACGTCGAGTACATTGCCAACTGCTTCCGGGACCAAAAGGCAGCTCAGAAACGGAGCGGCGAGTGGAAGAAAGTGGCCAAGGTCATGGATCGCATCTTCATGTGGGTCTTCTTTGTTATGGTCTTCTTCATGAGCATGCTCATCATGGGCAAAGCCATCTGA